A genome region from Macaca nemestrina isolate mMacNem1 chromosome 15, mMacNem.hap1, whole genome shotgun sequence includes the following:
- the LOC105496137 gene encoding transcription factor SOX-12 → MVQQRGARAKRDGGPPPPGPGPAEEGAREPGWCKTPSGHIKRPMNAFMVWSQHERRKIMDQWPDMHNAEISKRLGRRWQLLQDSEKIPFVREAERLRLKHMADYPDYKYRPRKKSKGAPAKARPRPPGGGGGGSRLKPGPQLPGRGGRRAAGGPLGSGAAAPEDDDEDDDEELLEVRLVETPGRELWRMVPAGRAARGQAERAQGPSGEGAAAAAASPTPSEDEELEEEEEEATAAEEGEEETVASGEESLGFLSRLPPGPAGLDCSALDRDPDLQPPSGTSHFEFPDYCTPEVTEMIAGDWRPSSIADLVFTY, encoded by the coding sequence ATGGTGCAGCAGCGGGGCGCGAGGGCCAAGCGGGACGGCGGGCCGCCGCCCCCGGGACCCGGGCCGGCCGAGGAGGGGGCTCGCGAGCCCGGCTGGTGCAAGACCCCGAGCGGCCACATCAAGAGGCCGATGAACGCGTTCATGGTGTGGTCGCAGCATGAACGGCGGAAGATCATGGACCAGTGGCCCGACATGCATAACGCGGAGATCTCCAAGCGCCTGGGCCGCCGCTGGCAGCTGCTGCAGGACTCGGAGAAGATCCCGTTCGTGCGGGAGGCGGAGCGGCTGCGCCTCAAGCACATGGCGGATTACCCGGACTACAAGTACCGGCCGCGCAAAAAGAGCAAGGGGGCGCCCGCCAAGGCGCGGCCCCGCCCCCCcggtggtggcggcggcggcagccGGCTGAAGCCCGGGCCGCAGCTGCCTGGCCGTGGGGGCCGCCGAGCAGCGGGAGGGCCTTTGGGGAGCGGGGCGGCGGCGCCCGAGGACGACGATGAAGACGACGACGAGGAGCTGCTGGAAGTGCGCCTGGTCGAGACCCCGGGGCGGGAGCTGTGGAGGATGGTCCCGGCGGGACGGGCCGCCCGGGGACAAGCGGAGCGCGCCCAGGGGCCGTCGGGCGAGGgggcggccgccgccgccgcctccccgACACCGTCGGAGGACGAGGAgctggaggaagaagaggaggaggcgaCAGCGGCTGAGGAGGGCGAAGAGGAGACAGTGGCGTCGGGGGAGGAGTCGCTGGGCTTTCTGTCCAGGCTGCCCCCTGGCCCGGCCGGCCTGGACTGCAGCGCCCTGGATCGCGACCCGGACCTGCAGCCTCCCTCGGGCACGTCGCACTTCGAGTTCCCGGACTACTGCACCCCCGAGGTTACCGAGATGATCGCGGGGGACTGGCGCCCGTCTAGCATCGCCGACCTGGTTTTCACCTACTGA